The genome window atttatttaaatatttaaatacataaaatgtTAATGCTAGGATACGATATAATAGAGTACAGTTTAAGTAAGGAAGCTCCCTTTGGAGCTGCCATGCTCACTTGTCCAGTAATACCTATTTTTTCGAGTGTACTGCATAAGGCTGGATTAGGAGTTGGTGCCGGGGATCGAAGTCATCGACAGAGTCACCGTCACAGTCACCTGGGCTGAACTCTGGGCGAACTCTGTGGCTGCTCGCAGAGCAGAGCAGTTGGAAAAGCCGAGTCCAGTCCACTAACAGTCGCCCCTTTGATGAAAACTGTAAATTTACGAACTTTACTTTAATCACCAAACATGAATCGCGCACAGCATGAAGCTGCCGGGGCCCGATTCTGATACCAATCCTGTGGCAGCCCTCTGGCCCCCAATTTACCCCCCTCTACCCCCCTCCACCAATATACAGCATATCCTCCAGCTCTGGGCCACTCTCTTCTGCTTCATAATCATCATCTGCATCGTCTTGGTCTTCTGCCTCCCCTGTTTTTGTTTCTGGTTACTTGGTTTTGGGTGTCGAAATCGCTCGTcagtctgtgtgtgtgtaagttaTTTAACTTTGCTTGCtttatgaaatttaataatttatattgtAGATTAATTGGGTTTAATTAAGTGGTAACGATGTGAAATCAGGGATTAGTGGTGGGATTGTCTTGGAATCGGTTGGAAGTAAagggaaatggaaatcatAGTTTTTGCTTTCATAGTTTAAATACCGCTTAAACTCTCATGATAGAACCATCTTAAAGGTGCTAATATTGAATATTCTTTATCCCCACAAGCCAAAGTAAAAAACTCGTTCGGCAAACACAAGCAGCTCCATAAACTAAGTTGAACAACTTTAGCTGTTTGCATGTTTCAGCTGGCTGAGTGAAAATATTTCTTAGCATTTCGACGCATGTTCAGAGTTTTGTTTGCTGTCGTTGTTTCCATGTTTTGATTTGCAACACGCCGGGATCCTTTTGTCCTCCGGTCAGCAGGAGTAGCCAAGCCGGGCAAGGAGGGAacggacgaggacgaggaggaggggGAGGAGCTGGCCAACGCAACAGCAGGCGATAACAGGGAGCAGGAAGGCGCTCATTGACTTTGCCCTCGAAGTTGTCATTTGGTGCGtctactgctgctgcttccgATAACCAAAGGTAGcacacttgaaaaaaaaactagatgaaattgaatatatatttttaaaatatatttaaggaTAATGGATATAACCAAGTAAGGACTTGGGAAGAACCCGACATAGAGATGTTTGAGTGCGTTCTTTTGCACAGTTTCTTGTATTTTCCTAGCAGTGAGCAAgattttctcgcagtgtagaCCACATACCTACGGATGTGGGGCTCCTCTCATCCATTCCGTGTCGCAGCATGTTGTCAGTGTTTATGTCCATGCTTTTTTGGCATTCTTCTGTTCATTCGGTCCATTCTGCATTCTGTATTCTGGGCAGCCTCtcgatttgttttgttttgcttctgATTCTGATTTTGTTACTGGGCCCGattccacatccacatccaatTCCGAATCCGTATGCGATTCTGATTCCGATGCTGGGTTTTGTTTTGGTCTTTTGTGTCGTCAATTGGTCGAGTGCGTGCCTCGCTGCCATCTCTGTCGTCCGTCGAGTGTTTATGCCTTTGTTTTGACTTCGGCTTGGACTCGATTTTGTATCCGATAATTTATTGCCCGGCTTgtgccaaaaacaaaaaaaaagaaggaaaaagtcgaaaaaaaaagaagaaaggaAGACAGTCCGAAGTCGGAGGAACCGAAAGGGAAAAGGATATGTCGTGTGCCCAGTGAGATATGCGGGACTCCCGATTGCGGGTCCTCGAAAGGCCAATGGCAACACCTTCGCATCGCATCCGATCACATCGAGCATCTGTTACTACTTTGGTAGCCTCTGATTTTGGTCACTTTTGTGACCGGGCGATGCTGTTGTTGTAACAACTTTGTTGTGTCCTCTGTTTATGGGCTGCTCGTTGGCCAGTAACCTCCTCCTCCGGCCCTCCAATTCCGAATGCCGAATCCCGATACCCGTGAGGGCCCAACAATGGCCACAAATGAAAAATCCACTTCGACTCATTGTGTCGCCTGTCACCTGGAATTAGTAACTACAAGTATGTTAAAAGGTTCATTCATGTTGCGCTTGTTTTGACTTTTGTTTCGCGCCATCCTCTCAGCCTTCCTGAAAGACATTTGTAGTTCTCGGCTTAGTTTTGGTCTGGGATTCGTTCTGGGGTCCCCGACATCTCGGTGCATCCATGGTATCAGTTTCGCTCAGCAGCTTCACGGTGTTCCCTTGTCTGTAAATTGATAGCCAGCCGAAATAGTCCGCATATTTGCCATGAACAATTTGAGCTCGAGAACATAAAAACCGTAGCAGAGAATGCATTTTACCAGGATTGCACTTTAAAATCTTTTTATTTCAGATGAAATTGATACATTGCTCCCATTTTAAGGACTTTCAAattactatttataaaataatgtaaaataaaataaacttaaattatttCAGGTTCCATTCGGTTTGCATAATTCAAGTTTCGATTCAAGTAGCTTTAGTTTATTTATGCTGGTGTCACAACATTCCATGATGACTCCAATGCCTTATCCTCAGCAGCTAAGATCTGTGGGGTTCTAGTTTTCCTACTTTGTTTGTTATCTTTTATGCCTTCATAGCTTATAAAATGGGTTGGATAAGTTTTGGTATTATACTCCGCAGATCTGCTAATGGCGATTGCCAAGTCGGTGCGCTTTTGAGAAATGCTTAAAGCGTGAGTTAGATCATTGATCGCATTGACATTAGTAGGGGTCCAGGCTTTAATGACAGCTTCTAAGGAGTAATATCTATTCTCCTGGGTCTGGTTGAATGTAGCCAATTGGTTATTCAAGAAGGACAGATTTCTGATGGAAGTTTTCGTTTGATTTCTAACCTCGGGAACGTTCTTTAGTTCAATTAGAGAATTCACTTGCGATTTGTTCAGATTGGCAAACGAATCCTTTAAGCTATTTACTTTTGGCTCGATATAGCCAAGGATAACTTGGTTTACAAAGTTGATTCTGTCATCCAATCCTTTTGCGCTGCGCAGGATTTGTCCTTGGGTAACGTTAAGTTTATCTACGAGCTTCCTTACACGATTCCGATTCTGCTCTTGGAGTCTAGTTATATCTGATACGGCTTCGATTGATCGGTTGGCAAATAGGTCTATCTTCTGAATAGATGTGACAACGCTTTGAAGAAGTTCCACTTCCCAAAGCAGAAACTCCTGTGTCTGGTTTTGGAGAATCTTCTCGGTGACTTCAATTGCATCCAGGTACTCTGCCTGGTTGTACAGCTCAGCGTCGATTTTCCAGTTAATTGCGCTGACAGCATCAAGCTGAGTATTAAACAGATCTAGGGCTCCTGCATTTTCAGCCAGGAGTGCAAGAATCAGTTCTTCCTCTGTTGGTTGATCAGTGGTTGTAGTGGATTCagttgtggtggtggttgaatcTTCCGTTGAAACCGAAGTTGTGGTGCTATCTATTGTTGAACCAACTGTTGTGGAAGCTGTTGTTGGCGAAGATGAGGTGCTGGTTGCAGTTGATCGGCTTGTAGTAGTCGTGGGAGACTCGGTTTCGGATTCTGTTGTGGTGAAATCAGATGTGTTTGGCGAGGATGTGATTGAATCGGTTGTGGTTGAACTAGTAGTGGAAGTCTCAAAATTTTTGGTGGAGCCCGATGTCGAAATTTCGTTAGTCGTAGAATCGCTTGTGGTAGAATCACTTGTGGATGAAGAAATTAGGCTGGAATCAGTTGTTGAAGAAGATGTGTTTGGAACAGCTGTGGTTTCAGTAGTTGTAGAATCATTTGTGGTGGAGTCACTTGTCGATGGAGAAGTTGTGGATGCAGTTGTCGTGGAAGATGTAGTGGAAAAAGTTGTTTCTATAATTCTCGTTGAAGCTTGAGCTGTGGTTGAAGGCTCGGTCGCAAAATCGGTTGTGGTAGATTCATCTGTGGTGGAATCGTTGGTACTTGAATGAGATGTGCTGGagccagttgttgttgtagcaGGCGTTGAAATGTGAGTAGTTGTTGTAGCCTCTGTTGTGGAAATGGTTGGTGTTAATCCGTCTGCGGTAGGTTCACTTGCTAAGCCAGTTGTCGTAGAACTTGTGGTGATTGAAATTGGCGTGGCTGTAATGATCGGAACATCAGTAACTCCGTTGGATCCAGCATCGGCCACTTCGTCAATATCCTCAAAGTCCACGAATTCCTCTACTTGATTGAAGGGGCTTGCTGCAAAAGCAGCCCCCGTAAAGATCAACAAAAGAGTTGCAATTGGAAGAAACATTTTCAGACCGCACTTAATGCTTGTTCTTATAAAAGAACTAAGAGTTCAACTGCCATTTGATGGCCTTCACCCCAGCTTAAATACACTTTACATAGCCGCCCACGTTCACGTTTCGGTCTCAGGTGGCAGGTGTGCTATCTTCAACCGCTTTCTGATTCTCAGCATTCTTTTTCTTGTACCGTGCACTTTTTCTTTTATCGGTTTTATGCTGCTCTTTATGGGTCAGCTTGTTCAGCACGAGTTTGATGTTTGAAGAAGCCACCGATTCTGGTTCATTGTACTTGCAAATGTAGACaaaggaaagaaaaacaaagagACACATGGCTAGATTTCCACAAGCGACAATTGCGGAATATCCATCAATAGGAAAGCTAACTATTAACCACATAAAAGTCAACGCCAGTCACATGGGGGTCACACTCAAAgtcaaattttaatgaaaaagtGATTCATCATTTAAGCGGCTGCATCAATTAATGGCCAACGGGGTGAGTGGGGCGCAGAAGGGCGGGCCCCTCAATAAGCGGGTCAAATTAGAATAAATAGTTACACAAACAAGCAGACCCCTTTGCTCTCTGTTGCTCGCGGTAAGGGGGCGGGGAATTATTgcaacaaatcaaaaaattaaaaataaataaaaatgaattgaaTAATTTGGGTCACCAATATATGGCTCTCCGCCCGAGGCGCACAATGCCTACGGAATGGGTCGAGTCAAGATGATGGTGGTCGCTTTTGGTGGTTATATGGGGATTGGGTTGGTTTGCTTTGGGTGGGACGCTTTCGATATTCCTCATTAATTAATTGCCGCATAATTCATGTATTGCATGCTACATGGATGTACTCAGAAAAGTGACTTAGGTATTAGAAATAAGCTCAAATtacaaaaatactttttcaaGTCTATAAAGTGGAATTTAGAAATGGTTACCATATTCCGCTTTTTTTTCGGAATTTAGATTTGGGAATGTGATTTATTAAATGAAATCACAGACgtacatttaaataattaatattgaTGATTTATAGAAGTATATCTTTTGCTACAACGTAAATTTGGGTTTaagaaatttataataatatttatcaTCAGTTTTCTTTTCCAGTGTTGGAGAATAACTTTCGATGCGCGTTCCATTCGCCATTGAAAACTATGAAAATATTTGGAAATGGGCCTATGTTTCGGGTCCGTTCCGACTTCATATGCTGGTTGACATTTAAACCCATTTCGATCGCGGCAGAATGGGGCTGATCCGTTGGTTGGATGGGAAggggatgaggatgaggagcTGGGAGCTGGGCATGCAATTATGCATTCATCAAGATTATGACACGACATGCAAGTTCCTCTTGTGTCTTTAGCAGCAAATGAATTTGTACTTGGCTGTGGGTGTTGTTCTTGTCGCTGTTTTTGCCGTGGCCCCCAGTGTTTTGATAGAACAATTTTGCCGCGGGCTAtctttttttccattttgctGCAGGCTGTGGTGGCAGCACACGCGATTTGGAAGCGGCGCGTAATTAATCGTCAAATGAGTTTAATTGTTTATGTCTCTCGCTCGCGTCTGTGAACTGAATGCGGTGTCTTCAGATGACTTTCAGATAGGAGATAGCAGAATGGCAGGGCACATCGAAATTTGGCTCACAAGCACTTAACTAAGCAGTTTAACTAATGGTCTGAGCTAAAAACAAACTGTGCCGCGGATTAACTGGATTActtgtatttaatttatttatggatgcAAGCCATCTTTGGTATTTCCTAAtgatacatttttattttttccgtACAAAGCCATCGCCTAACAAGCTCTATTAGTACGCGAAATTAGAAAATTACGAACCAGCAGCAGGGAAAATTAGAAAAGCATTTAGAAAAAACAATTTCAGCTATGCGGGGTGCAAAGTCAACGGAACTGGGGAACCCTGAATCCTGCTTCCTGACATACGCCGTGGTTCAACATTCATCATCATCCAAGTGCAACCACAGTGGATGTGGCTTCCCGCTGATTaaagcaaaaaacaacaaaattaacaaaaaatttgcatttta of Drosophila mauritiana strain mau12 chromosome 3R, ASM438214v1, whole genome shotgun sequence contains these proteins:
- the LOC117143923 gene encoding cell wall protein DAN4, yielding MFLPIATLLLIFTGAAFAASPFNQVEEFVDFEDIDEVADAGSNGVTDVPIITATPISITTSSTTTGLASEPTADGLTPTISTTEATTTTHISTPATTTTGSSTSHSSTNDSTTDESTTTDFATEPSTTAQASTRIIETTFSTTSSTTTASTTSPSTSDSTTNDSTTTETTAVPNTSSSTTDSSLISSSTSDSTTSDSTTNEISTSGSTKNFETSTTSSTTTDSITSSPNTSDFTTTESETESPTTTTSRSTATSTSSSPTTASTTVGSTIDSTTTSVSTEDSTTTTTESTTTTDQPTEEELILALLAENAGALDLFNTQLDAVSAINWKIDAELYNQAEYLDAIEVTEKILQNQTQEFLLWEVELLQSVVTSIQKIDLFANRSIEAVSDITRLQEQNRNRVRKLVDKLNVTQGQILRSAKGLDDRINFVNQVILGYIEPKVNSLKDSFANLNKSQVNSLIELKNVPEVRNQTKTSIRNLSFLNNQLATFNQTQENRYYSLEAVIKAWTPTNVNAINDLTHALSISQKRTDLAIAISRSAEYNTKTYPTHFISYEGIKDNKQSRKTRTPQILAAEDKALESSWNVVTPA